The genomic interval GAATTAATAACAGTTGCTGTTCCTCCTCATAGCCGCCGATAATTATACTACTTTTTAATTTCTCATTAAAGTCTGCATTGATGTCATCCGTATCAACTGTCCAAGTATCAACAAGTTGCTTATCAAAGCTGGTAAGGAAATCAACTTTATCAATAGGAGCAAGCGTTACTCCGGTAGGCGAGTAGCATTCAAACCCATTTGATGTCAACAAAAAGTTCTTATAATCATCAGGAAAAAGAATGTTTAATCTTCTTTCAATGTCAGTTATTTCATATATAGTAGCTGGAGCCCTGCTCAACGATTTTTTTGATAAGATAGCATCACTAAAGTCAACTGTTTTTTGTTTTATTGCCAGCTTCGAAATCTTATTAAGCAATTGCTTCCATGATAAATATTTATAAACTAACGTTCTTCCATGCGTAATTCTTTGTGATAATTTCTCTAAGATTTCCTGTGTTTCCTTTTGGCATCTCTCTTTTGTTATACCCAATATGGGTGCTAATAATCCTTTTATTAAAAGTAATGCCGTAGTCCTGTCTCGCATCAAATAAGCTATATCAGAATTTGACCAGTACTCCAAATATCCTTTTCCCCATAATTTGATAAAATATTCAGCTTTGTCTTGCAAATTCATTTTGGCTGCCAATAAAGAAGCGCCAACAGCTGGATGCATTAATGCATATCCTACAGGTTTCTCAGTTTCAATAAATCTTTGTAAAGCTTCCAACACTACCTCTGGGCTTTCAGAACCATCAGCTACAGAAATTATGGCTTTCACATATAGCTGCTGTCCCTGTAATTCCTGAATAGGTTTATGGATAAATTGATATGTATAAGATTTATGCCATCCTGGGTAAAAGTTTCTTGTCCAGTTCTCTTATTCAATTTCCGAAACATCTTTGAAGGTGAAGGGTATATTTTTGGGTTGCTTCCCAGATAGTTCCCAGATAACCTGAAGTGCTTCATCCTGCAGCCATACATGTTTTGAATGAGGAATATTAAAACTCCAGAGTTGCTCTAACAGGTTGTTTGCTTCCTCAACAAAACCAGCGGCTGCCCATTCGGCTGCTTTAGTAGTAATGTGCATATAAACGTTTTCCAAGTCATCTGATAAGATTTCATTCAGCAGCTTTTTTATGCTTGTTTTAGCCATAGATAGAACAATTTATATTTAAAAGCTACATCAACTGCTCTGTAAGGCTTTATTCAAATATTGCTTCGGTTTGATGCCGGTTGTTTTCTTTTTAATCCAGATATCTAAACTAACTGCCAGAATCAGAATAAGCCCTAATACTATTTCCTGCCAGTAGCCGGAAACCCTGGCAATGATCATAATATTGCTAATCAAGCCCATAAATAAAGCCCCCAGTAATGCTCCAATAATCTTTCCTTGTCCGCCCAGTAAACTGGCACCTCCCAGAATGACAGCTGTAATTACCCGGAGTTCCATACCCCGGCCTGTGGTTCCCAGAGCTGCACCCATTCGGGAAGCGAGTACAATACCTGCAAATCCAGCCAGTAACGCAGTGAGCGTAAAAGCCCATATCTTCATGCGGCCCACCCGGATTCCGGAAAGTAAAGCTGCTTTTTCATTTCCACCAATATAATAATAGCGCCTAAAAAATATAGTTCTGGAGACTAATACACTGAAAATAGCCACTAGGACCAGCATAATCCACACCGGCGACTGAACGCCAATAATTCTGGTTTGTCCCAGCGTATTGAAATTTTCAGGAAGGTTTTGTATGCTCGGTCCGCTGATCATTAAGGCAAACCCCCGGATAATTCCCATCATAGCCAGTGTCTGAATCATAGGATTGATGCCTACTCTGGCAATGAAAATCCCATTTATCCATCCCACCAGACCCGCAACTGCCAGCCCGGCGAGCATGGCCATCACCATAGGTATTTCATAAGAATACATGATCCAGGCAGTAATGCCGCCGGAGAGAGCCACTACCGAACCAACTGACAGATCAAAAGCACCGGAAATGAGCAGAATCATCATACCGATAGCGACGATAGTGTCGATAGAAAGATTCAGCAGAATCTGGGAGAAGTTATTGAAGGTAGGAAAAACATCCGGATAAATGATGCTGGCACCGATACAAACGAGAATAATAGTAAGTGTGAGCGTGAACACACGTTCCTGCAAAAGACTGATAATAGAAAACTGGTTTTCGTTTGAACTCATGGAATCAGGCATAGTTTACTTTAGTACCGGAAGCATAGTGCATAATTTCCTGTTCAGTGGCTTCCGCCCGGCTGAGCTGGGCTACTAATCTTCCGTTTTGCATCACCAGAATCCGGTCGCATAAGGTGAGTAGTTCTGGCAATTCCGAAGAAATCAGCAGAATGGCTGTTCCCTGGGCGGCCAGTGTCCGCAGGATAGAATAAATTTCTGCTTTTGCTCCTACATCTACGCCATGCGTAGGTTCGTCTACCATAAAAACCTTAGGTGCGGTAGACAGCCATTTTGCCAGTACTACTTTCTGCTGATTTCCGCCGCTTAAATTCAATACTTTCTGTTCTATACTGGGCGTAATAATGTTGAGTTTGTTTTTGAACGCCAGCGCCAGTTGTTGGATTGCTTTTCGGTTGATGAAGCTGTTAGAAGCTACTTGTTTTAAGCCAGCCGAAACCACATTATTGGCAATACTCATTTCCAGAAACAAACCTTTGTCTTTGCGTTCTTCCGGCAAATAGGCAATACCTAACTCTATGGCATCTGCCGGATGAGTAATCCGAACAGGTTTTCCTTCCAGCAGAATTTGCCCACTCACGATAGGGTCGGCACCAAAAATGGCTCTGGCTACTTCTGTTCTTCCCGCACCTACCAAGCCGGCCAGGCCAACAATTTCACCTTTGTGGAGTTGAAAGTTGATCTGATGAAAAGTATTTCCAGATAAATTCTGAACTTCTAATAATACCTGTGGCTGAACATAAGTCTGGTATTCTTGTTCCAGCAAATCCCGGCCTACCATTTGTTTGATTACCTCATTTACTGTAAGTTCATTGGTATTTATGGTTCCCTGGTAGTGGCCATCTTTCAGCACAGAAACCCGGTCAGAAATCTGGAATATTTCCGACATGCGGTGCGAAATATAAATAACCGATATACCTTGTGCCTTAAGTTCGCGAATAATTTGAAACAGAATTTTTACTTCAGCCTCTGTAATGGATGCCGTAGGTTCATCGAGAATCAGAATTTGTGGATTTCTGGATAAGGCTTTGGCTATTTCTACCATTTGTTTCCGGGCTGGAGAAAGCATAGAAACCGGTGTAGTAGGGGAAATAGAGGATAAGCCCAGGCGGTTGAGTAAAGCCGCCGTCTGGCTGTATAGTTTTTTGAAATGGATAAAACCTGCTGTGTGATGCGGCTGATTTTCTACATAAATATTTTCTGCTACACTCAAGGTTTCTACCAGACTTCTTTCCTGGTACACAATGGCAATACCTAATGACTGGGCATGTAATGGACTTTTAATTACGATCTCTTGCCCGTTGAGTAGAATCGAGCCTTCATCCGGTTTCAGGTTACCGCTCAATATGTTCATCAATGTACTTTTACCAGCCCCATTTTCTCCACATAGTGCATGTACTTCGCCGGCATACACATCCAGAGAAACTTTATTAAGCGCCCGTACGCCCGGAAAAAACTTACTGATTCCTTTAAGTTGCAGCCGCAGTTCTTGGGTCATAGCTTAGAGGGAATAGAAGTAAATGCAATAGCTTTGCCAGTCCGGGCAGAGTCATAAGAGGCAAAAACCAGCTCTGCTGTTTTAAAATTATCTTCACCAGTCGTTTCAGCGGTACCTTTTTGTTGTAAGGCTTGTAAAATATTCCGGTTACACGCTACAATGCTGGCATGTACTACGTCATAATTTGGGTCTGCCCAGGAATAAAGCTTGGGCTCACCATACACAACTTCGGTTCCTTTTCTGGTTGTGATACGTATTTCAAAATCCGGTCCCAGATAAACGGAACCATCCGAACCTTCTGTGAGTACAAATGTCTGGGGGAAACGTTCCTGTTCGAGGATAGAGGCATACGACATTTCGGCATAACAATGTACCCCAGAATCCATTTCCATCAGTACATTGGCTACATCTTCGCCCTTGATGCCTTTATCGATGGAATGCGTTTTACAGTACAGAGAGGTTGCTTCTCCAAACAGAAAGCGGCTCACATCCAGAATATGTGAGCCTACATCAGTGAGTATAAATTCTTCCAGATCAGCCAGGAAAGGCTGGTTTTTGAATACCGGAAAACTCGAACAAAAAGAGATTCTGGCTTTAAATGGAGTACCGATTACGCCGGATTCCAGCACTTCTTTGTATTTGCGGATGGGTGCCTGCCAGCGGAAATTCTCATGTATGAAGTAGGGAACACCAGCCTTCTGACAAGCTTCTACCATTGACCTCGCTGTTTCCAGATTGGGAGCCATGGGTTTCTGGCAGATCACCGGAATTCTGTACTGTGCCGCTAATTTTACAAATGTTTCATGCGTATCCACATCGGTGATGATATCCACAAAATCCAGTTTTTCGGTGGCCAGAAGTTCTTCTGCTGTGCTGTAAACTTGTGGAACACCGAATTTAGCAGCTACTTCTTCTGCTTTTTTCCGGGTACGGTTATACACAGCTACCAGTTCTACACCTTCCAGTTCCTGCCAGGCTGGTATCTGAAAATGCGACCAGAAGCCGCAACCCAGTACAGCAAACTTTAGTTTTTCAGGCATAGAACACTTTAATTTTGAGTGAAGCAATCCGGGAAAAATCACGGCAAGATATTACAAGGTTACCTCTGATAGTTAGCTTGTTTTTCCGTGATTGGGTGATTGTAAAATTTGTGTCAGTTTCCAAAAATACATTTTAAAAATTC from Rhodocytophaga rosea carries:
- a CDS encoding SMI1/KNR4 family protein, translated to MKAIISVADGSESPEVVLEALQRFIETEKPVGYALMHPAVGASLLAAKMNLQDKAEYFIKLWGKGYLEYWSNSDIAYLMRDRTTALLLIKGLLAPILGITKERCQKETQEILEKLSQRITHGRTLVYKYLSWKQLLNKISKLAIKQKTVDFSDAILSKKSLSRAPATIYEITDIERRLNILFPDDYKNFLLTSNGFECYSPTGVTLAPIDKVDFLTSFDKQLVDTWTVDTDDINADFNEKLKSSIIIGGYEEEQQLLLIPLKNGNWECWHFSSWQPGEVVYQSFRFYMEHELQELEDGYY
- a CDS encoding Gfo/Idh/MocA family protein; translation: MPEKLKFAVLGCGFWSHFQIPAWQELEGVELVAVYNRTRKKAEEVAAKFGVPQVYSTAEELLATEKLDFVDIITDVDTHETFVKLAAQYRIPVICQKPMAPNLETARSMVEACQKAGVPYFIHENFRWQAPIRKYKEVLESGVIGTPFKARISFCSSFPVFKNQPFLADLEEFILTDVGSHILDVSRFLFGEATSLYCKTHSIDKGIKGEDVANVLMEMDSGVHCYAEMSYASILEQERFPQTFVLTEGSDGSVYLGPDFEIRITTRKGTEVVYGEPKLYSWADPNYDVVHASIVACNRNILQALQQKGTAETTGEDNFKTAELVFASYDSARTGKAIAFTSIPSKL
- a CDS encoding ABC transporter permease → MSSNENQFSIISLLQERVFTLTLTIILVCIGASIIYPDVFPTFNNFSQILLNLSIDTIVAIGMMILLISGAFDLSVGSVVALSGGITAWIMYSYEIPMVMAMLAGLAVAGLVGWINGIFIARVGINPMIQTLAMMGIIRGFALMISGPSIQNLPENFNTLGQTRIIGVQSPVWIMLVLVAIFSVLVSRTIFFRRYYYIGGNEKAALLSGIRVGRMKIWAFTLTALLAGFAGIVLASRMGAALGTTGRGMELRVITAVILGGASLLGGQGKIIGALLGALFMGLISNIMIIARVSGYWQEIVLGLILILAVSLDIWIKKKTTGIKPKQYLNKALQSS
- a CDS encoding sugar ABC transporter ATP-binding protein; its protein translation is MTQELRLQLKGISKFFPGVRALNKVSLDVYAGEVHALCGENGAGKSTLMNILSGNLKPDEGSILLNGQEIVIKSPLHAQSLGIAIVYQERSLVETLSVAENIYVENQPHHTAGFIHFKKLYSQTAALLNRLGLSSISPTTPVSMLSPARKQMVEIAKALSRNPQILILDEPTASITEAEVKILFQIIRELKAQGISVIYISHRMSEIFQISDRVSVLKDGHYQGTINTNELTVNEVIKQMVGRDLLEQEYQTYVQPQVLLEVQNLSGNTFHQINFQLHKGEIVGLAGLVGAGRTEVARAIFGADPIVSGQILLEGKPVRITHPADAIELGIAYLPEERKDKGLFLEMSIANNVVSAGLKQVASNSFINRKAIQQLALAFKNKLNIITPSIEQKVLNLSGGNQQKVVLAKWLSTAPKVFMVDEPTHGVDVGAKAEIYSILRTLAAQGTAILLISSELPELLTLCDRILVMQNGRLVAQLSRAEATEQEIMHYASGTKVNYA